In Capsicum annuum cultivar UCD-10X-F1 chromosome 7, UCD10Xv1.1, whole genome shotgun sequence, one genomic interval encodes:
- the LOC107877392 gene encoding basic leucine zipper 61, which translates to MAQLPPKVPTMAHNWPFQNMPPLPNSTTITINNHTNNNSWVDDFLDFSSARRNSHRRSVSDPIAFVEGPFLQQCRVAGSNIGFDKLDDEQLTTMFSDELANNAPTSTNSSTPSDQVSENDDQKSTVLPTVDVNQVVVQPNDEPGEVDDSDNNNNQLSPSAKKNAANDNSDNTNCIVDPKRIKRILANRQSAQRSRVRKLHYISELERSVTTLQTEVSALSPRVAFLDHQRLLLNVDNSALRQRIAALAQDKIFKDAHQEALKKEIERLRQIYHEQNMKKISTTATADAPPSTVAPMSCTEEE; encoded by the exons ATGGCTCAACTACCACCTAAAGTTCCCACCATGGCACATAATTGGCCATTCCAAAACATGCCCCCATTGCCTAATTCTACGACCATCACTATCAACAACCATACTAACAATAATTCCTGGGTCGATGATTTCCTAGATTTCTCGTCGGCCCGGAGGAATTCGCACCGTAGATCAGTTAGCGACCCGATTGCATTCGTGGAGGGTCCGTTTCTCCAACAATGCCGGGTCGCTGGATCGAATATCGGGTTCGATAAATTAGACGATGAACAACTTACTACAATGTTTTCAGATGAATTAGCCAACAATGCACCCACAAGTACGAATTCATCTACACCGTCTGATCAAGTAAGTGAAAATGACGATCAGAAATCAACGGTCCTACCAACAGTTGATGTTAATCAAGTGGTGGTTCAGCCAAACGATGAGCCTGGAGAAGTTGATGatagtgataataataataatcaattatCACCAAGTGCTAAGAAAAATGCTGCTAATGACAATTCTGATAATACTAATTGTATCGTGGATCCAAAGAGGATTAAGAG gattttAGCTAACAGGCAATCAGCTCAGAGATCAAGAGTTAGGAAGTTGCATTACATTTCAGAACTGGAAAGAAGTGTAACCACTCTGCAA ACAGAAGTATCAGCATTGTCACCAAGAGTGGCTTTTTTAGACCATCAAAGGCTGCTTCTGAACGTTGATAATAGTGCACTCAGGCAACGAATTGCAGCTTTGGCTCAAGATAAGATATTTAAAGATG CACATCAAGAAGCATTGAAGAAAGAAATTGAGAGATTAAGACAAATTTATCATGaacaaaacatgaagaaaatcagCACCACCGCCACCGCCGATGCACCACCGTCAACGGTGGCACCGATGAGTTGCACTGAAGAAGAGTAA